The following proteins are encoded in a genomic region of Gossypium hirsutum isolate 1008001.06 chromosome D05, Gossypium_hirsutum_v2.1, whole genome shotgun sequence:
- the LOC107903830 gene encoding uncharacterized protein: MGTRARRKQSWYTQTLTPLLEGPMDPEMQEEGNKKERSWEVIREWFRTQKGSSFSSSPTSFSMSNYFYGNGSIPPARRHDLRLLLGVLGCPLAPIPLLNHPIHHIRLKDIPIETSTAHYIIQQYLAASGCLKQRQKCGAKNMYATGRVKMICCETEISRGSGKGKNNVKSLGTRSEEMGGCFVVWQMKPEMWSLELVVGGNKVIAGSDGRTVWRHTSWLGTHAAKGPQRPLRRIIQGLDPKTTASLFAKAQCLGEKRIGDEDCFVLKVCADRAAVMERNEGPAEVMRHVLYGYFSQKSGLLIYLEDSHLTRVQTQEENEGGCASAYWETTIGSCIGDYRDVDGVLIAHQGRSIATVFRFGELSMQHSRSRMEEFWSIDDVVFNVQGLSIDSFIPPADIFDR; this comes from the exons ATGGGGACAAGAGCAAGAAGGAAGCAAAGCTGGTACACGCAGACACTAACGCCATTATTGGAAGGACCAATGGACCCAGAAATGCAAGAAGAAGGAAACAAGAAGGAGAGATCTTGGGAAGTAATCCGAGAATGGTTTCGAACACAGAAGGGATCGTCTTTTTCATCATCACCAACTAGCTTTTCCATGTCTAATTATTTTTACGGAAACGGAAGCATACCTCCTGCCAGGAGGCACGATTTAAGACTTTTGCTTGGCGTCTTGGGTTGCCCTCTCGCCCCTATTCCGCTACTTAATCACCCGATTCATCACATTCGCCTCAAAGACATTCCTATC GAAACATCGACAGCGCATTACATAATACAACAATATTTGGCAGCATCAGGATGCTTGAAACAGAGGCAGAAATGTGGGGCGAAAAACATGTATGCAACAGGGAGGGTGAAGATGATATGTTGTGAGACGGAGATATCAAGAGGGTCAGGGAAAGGGAAGAACAACGTGAAAAGTTTAGGGACAAGGAGTGAAGAAATGGGTGGGTGCTTTGTGGTCTGGCAAATGAAGCCTGAGATGTGGTCTCTTGAGCTTGTTGTTGGAGGCAACAAGGTTATTGCCGGCAGCGATGGCAGAACAGTGTGGCGACACACATCTTGGCTTGGCACACATGCTGCCAAGGGTCCTCAACGTCCCTTGCGCCGCATTATCCAG GGTCTAGATCCAAAGACAACAGCCAGCTTATTTGCTAAAGCCCAATGTTTAGGCGAGAAACGAATAGGCGACGAAGATTGCTTCGTCCTAAAAGTATGCGCCGACCGTGCAGCGGTGATGGAACGAAACGAAGGACCAGCTGAGGTAATGAGGCATGTATTATACGGCTACTTTTCCCAAAAGAGTGGGTTACTCATCTACTTAGAGGACTCCCATCTAACCAGGGTTCAAACCCAAGAAGAGAATGAAGGTGGGTGTGCTAGTGCCTACTGGGAAACAACCATCGGAAGCTGCATCGGAGATTACAGAGATGTGGATGGCGTGTTGATAGCGCATCAAGGAAGGTCGATCGCCACTGTTTTCCGATTCGGGGAGCTGTCGATGCAGCACAGCAGGAGTCGAATGGAAGAATTTTGGAGCATTGACGATGTTGTTTTCAATGTTCAAGGACTCTCCATTGATTCCTTCATTCCTCCAGCTGATATATTTGATCGTTAA